One Lysinibacillus sp. OF-1 DNA segment encodes these proteins:
- a CDS encoding PucR family transcriptional regulator produces the protein MVKHGVTVNELLQLPSFRGAEVLTGRNNLHRTVSSLSVLEVSNVDFYSKIINRVQEEWYAEEIVISSFYSIRDSVEQQCETIQHLHDLGELGLILYYVGIVLPDIPKEVLDLAEAQGFIIICMPRNDYSLRYNEVIYEVMEAIVSNQGVNDHFVKETLEKVSLLPEHLRSVEITLKMLSDRLKANIVLTNNHFDIVNQVMWPRNSSLDVANVIEECSQANFQHETGKLELERSDVSCVVDYKRVHQKNGEPLFLFLIKENTKLPAKTIEKVSEVVQVAINLWGDKHDEVSEYALVKAIINDESEKMRRLANLLHIDVSAIQMMWLVYMHDLADEKRIRDELEEQLSKYYQTRVIQCIDHCIIVLLGNCLYKHHEFEIATEFNDTTSYTAQIAEIVYAPKMRNTKSVRQMYQLVNQVGDKAHTIYPMQKLFTAAEVRSMKRAMDVSIQGEEMIEEYLSVIEPILRDHDSLQTLITFLLDANASVERCAELLYIHKNTVKYRIKKISELIGTDVTVYAEFYDVYMACMLYRLIND, from the coding sequence GTGGTGAAGCATGGGGTAACGGTCAATGAATTATTACAATTGCCATCCTTTCGGGGGGCAGAGGTGCTAACAGGTCGAAATAATTTACATCGTACGGTATCTTCCTTATCTGTATTAGAGGTATCCAATGTTGATTTTTATTCTAAAATTATTAATCGTGTGCAAGAGGAATGGTATGCAGAAGAGATTGTCATTAGCTCTTTTTACTCCATACGAGATAGTGTGGAGCAGCAATGCGAAACGATTCAGCATTTACATGATTTAGGAGAGCTTGGTCTTATTTTATATTATGTCGGTATTGTCTTGCCCGATATTCCAAAGGAAGTGCTTGACTTAGCGGAGGCGCAAGGATTTATTATCATTTGTATGCCAAGAAATGATTATTCACTGCGTTATAACGAGGTAATTTATGAGGTAATGGAGGCAATTGTTAGCAATCAAGGTGTGAATGATCATTTTGTGAAAGAAACGTTGGAAAAGGTATCCTTACTGCCAGAGCATTTAAGAAGTGTTGAAATTACGCTGAAAATGCTCTCAGATCGTTTGAAAGCCAATATTGTGCTCACAAATAATCATTTTGATATTGTGAATCAAGTGATGTGGCCACGAAATTCATCATTAGATGTAGCGAACGTTATTGAAGAATGCTCGCAGGCCAACTTCCAGCACGAAACAGGAAAGCTAGAGCTAGAAAGAAGTGATGTCTCCTGTGTCGTTGACTATAAAAGAGTGCATCAGAAAAATGGCGAGCCCCTCTTTTTATTCTTAATTAAAGAAAATACAAAACTGCCTGCCAAAACGATTGAAAAAGTAAGTGAGGTTGTGCAAGTAGCCATTAATTTATGGGGGGACAAGCATGATGAGGTAAGTGAGTATGCCTTAGTGAAAGCCATTATTAATGATGAAAGTGAAAAAATGAGAAGATTAGCGAATCTCCTTCATATAGATGTTTCCGCCATTCAAATGATGTGGCTCGTCTACATGCATGATTTAGCGGACGAAAAAAGAATTCGCGATGAATTAGAAGAGCAGCTGTCCAAGTATTACCAAACAAGAGTGATACAATGCATTGATCATTGTATAATTGTGTTACTAGGGAATTGTTTGTATAAACATCATGAATTTGAAATTGCCACTGAATTTAACGATACTACAAGCTATACTGCTCAAATAGCGGAAATTGTTTATGCGCCCAAAATGAGAAATACAAAGTCTGTTCGTCAAATGTATCAATTGGTCAATCAGGTGGGGGACAAGGCCCATACCATTTATCCAATGCAAAAGCTGTTTACGGCAGCGGAAGTACGCTCCATGAAAAGGGCGATGGATGTCAGTATACAGGGAGAAGAAATGATTGAAGAGTATTTGTCTGTCATTGAACCTATCTTGCGCGATCATGATTCCTTACAGACCTTAATTACCTTTTTATTAGACGCAAATGCTAGTGTGGAGCGCTGTGCAGAGCTACTTTATATTCATAAAAATACAGTGAAATATCGCATTAAAAAAATTAGTGAGTTGATTGGCACAGATGTCACAGTATACGCAGAATTTTACGATGTGTATATGGCTTGTATGCTGTATCGATTGATTAATGATTGA